Part of the Vulgatibacter sp. genome is shown below.
CTCGGCGACGCCGCCGACACCGCAGCGCCCCTGAGCGAGGTGCTCCCGCCGGTGGAGCCCGACGAGGCCTGGCGGCTCGAGCACGAGCGCCGCCTCGCCGAGAAGGAGCAGCGCCGCGTCGAGCGGCAGCAGCGGCAGGCAGCGGAGCGCGCCGCCCGCAAGGCGGCCCGCGAGGCGGCGATGCCCGCCCCGCCGGAGCGGGTCAGCGACCGCGGCGCCGAGGTGATCGGCACCATCACCGTCCGCCCCGAGGGCTACGGCTTCCTCAAGCGCCAGGAGGGCCCCCCCGGCGACGACATCTTCCTGCCGCCCGACGAGCTCCGCGGCGTCATGGACGGCGACCGCCTCCGGGTGCGCATCGTCCGCGGCAAATTCGGCCGCGATGCAGGCCAGCTCCTCGACGTGCTCGAGCGCAGGCGCCGCCACCTCGTCGGCACGTTCTACCGCCGCGGCCGCACCACCTATGTGACCCCCGCCGATCCCACGCTGCCGCGCTTCGTCTCGGTGCGCGCCGCCCCCGATCTCGCCGAGGGACAGGTGGTGAAGGTCGGCATCACCCAATACCCGGAGCAGGAGGGGTTCGGCCTCCTCGGCGACGTGGAGAAGGTGATCGGCAGGCCCGGCGATCCGATCGTCGAGGTCCTCGAGGTCGCCTACTCCCACGGCTTCGCCGAGGACTTCCCCGCCGACGTGCGCGACGAGTCCGAGCTCATCCCCGAACACGTCACCGAGGAGGATCGGGTCGGCAGGCGCGACCTCTCCGGCCTGCGCCTCGTCACCATCGACGGCGAGGATGCCCGCGACTTCGACGACGCGGTCTACGTCGAGCGCCGCGCCGGCGGCTTCCGGCTGGTGGTGGCGATCGCCGACGTGGCCCACTACGTCCGCGAGGGAAGCAGGCTCGACGAGGAGGCGCTCAACCGCGCCACCTCGGTCTACTTCCCCAACCACGTGCTGCCCATGCTCCCGGAGCGGCTCTCCAACGGGATCTGCTCGCTCAACCCGCGGGTCGACCGCCTCTGCATGGTCGCCGACATCACCTTCGACTCCTCGGGCCGGCCCCTCGAGGCCGAGGTCTACGAGGGCGTGATGTGGTCCCACGCCCGCTGCACCTACGAACAGGTGGCGCGGATCCTCCAGGGCGAGATCGTGCCCGATCTCGCCAACGTCCACGACGATCTGCTCCTCGCCGGCGAGCTCGCCCGCAAGCTGCGGGAGCGCCGCATCGAGCGCGGCTCCCTCGACTTCGATCTGCCCGAGGCGAAGCCGATCCTCGACGGGGAGATGAACGTCGTGGAGATCGCGCGGCGCGATCGGAACGACGCCCACCGCCTCGTCGAGGAGTTCATGCTCGCCGCGAACGAAGCGGTGGCGCGCTACTTCGGCCACCGGGGCCTGCCCACCGTCTACCGCGTCCACGGCGAGCCGGACCCGACGAAGCTGGAGAATTTCGTCAACCTGGCGCAGGCGGTCGGCTACGACTTCAGCCTCGAGGCCGGGATCACCCCGGTGCGTCTCGGCGAGTGGCTCCGGCGGATCGAGGGATCCCCGCAGCAGAAGGCGCTCAACACGCTGCTGCTCCGCTCGATGATGCAGGCGGTCTACACCCCCGAGAACATCGGCCACTTCGGCCTCGGCGCGGAGCACTACCTCCACTTCACCTCGCCGATCCGCCGCTACCCCGATCTCATCGTCCACCGCCTGCTCAAGGAACATTGGGCCCGGGCCGGCAAGGTGCCGCACGGCGACGAACTCGACGCGATGGAGGCGCGCCTCGACGAGCTCGCGGCGCAGTCCTCGACCCGCGAGCGCGCGGCGATGGAGGCCGAGCGCGAGATCGACGCCTTCTTCAAATGCCTCTTCGTGCAGGACAAGGTCGGGGAGATCTTCGACGCGACGATCGTCTCGATCACCGACTTCGGCTTCTTCGCCGAGCTCGCGGATTTCCCCGTCGACGGGCTGGTGCGCGCGGAGGAGCTGGGCACGCAGTGGGAGCTCGACCACCGCCAGCACCGCCTCGTCTTTGGCAGCGGCTTCTCCTTCGGCGTGGGGGAGAAGGTGCAGGTCGAGATCGCGGGCGTCGATCTGGTGAAGCGCCAGATCGGCTTCGTGCTCGTGACCGATCAGAACGGCGAGGAGGTGCTGCAGATCCGTCCGCGCGCCTCGGGCAGGCCCCAGCGTGCAGGCGGCGCGCCCCGCGAGGAACGCGGTGCGCGGGATCAGCGCCGCGCCGGCGGCGCGCCGGCGGAGCGCGAGCGTGGCCCCGGCAGGCCCGGCGGCGGGCGCCGCGAGGATCGCGGCCCCGGCCGGTTCGGCGGCGGGCGCCGGGACGATCGCGGCCCCGGCCGCGGCCGTGCGCCGGACGGCGGCGGCTTCCGTGGCGGGCCTCCGCCCGCAGCTGCGCCCGGTGGCGAGGAGGCGGGGGAGACCCGCTCCCTCACCGAGGCGATCGACCGGCTCCGGGAGCGGCGCAAGG
Proteins encoded:
- the rnr gene encoding ribonuclease R; this encodes MPKDEKKTTRRTATKGDATKGGKKPVRTTARGAAKAASAGADAAAKKQPPRTASGAAKPAAEKKAPARKAAAAKPAAEKKAPARKAAAAKPAAEKKPPARKAAAAKPAAEKKAPARKAEAAKPAAEKKAPARKAAAAKPAAEKKAPARKAEAAKAAAEKKAPARKAEAAKAAAEKKAPARKAEAAKPAAEKKAPARKAEAAKPAAEKKAPARKAAAAKPAAEKKAPARKAEAAKAAAEKKAPARKAEAAKPAAEKKAPARKAEAAKPAPEKKAPSRKAAAAKPAAEKAPARKAEAAKPAAEKKAPARKAAAAKPAPAAPPAAIEAAPAPEAAAPPAARAKTRADRRTRRAGETEAAREERRAAGRRKVEAEQQAAAERKAERRRKVEAEQEAAAERKAERRRKAEAEQQASAERKTARRRAGAEQEVVPERKAARRRGKPAAVAPVAAPGPAPEPSPAAELPHRPPTPIVEGPVEGKGRHMVADPLAVAELLGDAADTAAPLSEVLPPVEPDEAWRLEHERRLAEKEQRRVERQQRQAAERAARKAAREAAMPAPPERVSDRGAEVIGTITVRPEGYGFLKRQEGPPGDDIFLPPDELRGVMDGDRLRVRIVRGKFGRDAGQLLDVLERRRRHLVGTFYRRGRTTYVTPADPTLPRFVSVRAAPDLAEGQVVKVGITQYPEQEGFGLLGDVEKVIGRPGDPIVEVLEVAYSHGFAEDFPADVRDESELIPEHVTEEDRVGRRDLSGLRLVTIDGEDARDFDDAVYVERRAGGFRLVVAIADVAHYVREGSRLDEEALNRATSVYFPNHVLPMLPERLSNGICSLNPRVDRLCMVADITFDSSGRPLEAEVYEGVMWSHARCTYEQVARILQGEIVPDLANVHDDLLLAGELARKLRERRIERGSLDFDLPEAKPILDGEMNVVEIARRDRNDAHRLVEEFMLAANEAVARYFGHRGLPTVYRVHGEPDPTKLENFVNLAQAVGYDFSLEAGITPVRLGEWLRRIEGSPQQKALNTLLLRSMMQAVYTPENIGHFGLGAEHYLHFTSPIRRYPDLIVHRLLKEHWARAGKVPHGDELDAMEARLDELAAQSSTRERAAMEAEREIDAFFKCLFVQDKVGEIFDATIVSITDFGFFAELADFPVDGLVRAEELGTQWELDHRQHRLVFGSGFSFGVGEKVQVEIAGVDLVKRQIGFVLVTDQNGEEVLQIRPRASGRPQRAGGAPREERGARDQRRAGGAPAERERGPGRPGGGRREDRGPGRFGGGRRDDRGPGRGRAPDGGGFRGGPPPAAAPGGEEAGETRSLTEAIDRLRERRKGQHGRGPAPAQPPPERRGSRFAAGDRQAAWGPRTGGPPTPGGESPEGGKRKGKGRKQRPGRKERQARRRR